A segment of the Paracoccus suum genome:
AACCGGTTCAACAACCCGCTCAGAGACGGAAAATCCTTCAGGAACCTTTGCGAGCAGCGCGTCGAAATCTCGAGGCAGGGCAGCAAGTTTGCTCATCGGACGGCCGCCTCGTCCACGTGCGGTGACATGAGCGCCCGCAATTCCGAAATGGAGTAGGGTATCGGGCGTCTCGTATGCACGGCGCGGTGGCAGTTGGGACAGAGCGGTGCCAGATCGATCGCCGGATTGTATGCGCGGGGCACAGCCAGAAGGGACAAGGCCTCGAGATGGTGGACTTCAATGATGCTCCCGGCCTCGCCGTATGCCGACCTCGGCTCGATGCCGCAGCATGCGCATTTCTCGCCGTGCAGCCGGATACAGAGCAGGCGGTTTCGAGGGTTCCGTTCGCGTCGCCGGATTGTCGAAACTCGAATCGCGCCCTCATGAGCGTGCGCACCGTCTTTTTCCTCCTCCTCGATAACGTCATAGCCTATAAGTTCCGCCATTGCGGCCATCAACGGCACGATCACGTCCCGGCATACCTTGGCGACTGCCTCGTCCTGATCGTCTGGCAACCCCCGGGCTGTTGCTGTGATCTTGAAAGCTCCGGAATCCACAGTCCAATCATCCCGGCCTTGGCCAAAAAGTTGGAGATCCACTGCTGGACTGATCGACGCCACCAAGGCGCGTGCCAACCCGACGTCCTCTGCGTCTGCGGCCTGTATCTGGCGGACGATCGCTCCCGCAAACTTCCCGAAGCCGAGCGCTACCCGATATCCCCGGATCCCGTAGGGACGCAGCTCTGCAATCGGGCCGTGGCGCTCGTCCAGATCGGCGAACCAGAGGCGCAGGCCGGTCCTGGTGCCGCTTTGGTCGACCGCTATACCGATCGCGGCGCCGGTTCCCGCCTCCAGCTCCCTTTGGATGATGTCCTGCCGATCGGAGATCATCTTATTCGTCGTCGTCCTCGGTCAGTTCCGCGGGTTCAGGATCCGGCATGTACCGCAGCAGCTTGCGGAGGTTGGCCGAAATCTCTTCGCGGATATCCTCGAAGACGGGTTCGAGCTCGGGATCGGTGTTGTTCTGCTCGGCCATTGCGAAAGCGTAGAGCAGGAGGTCCATCCCCTCGACCGCGTAGCCGTTGGCGGCGGCACGCTGATAGATCTTCTGATAGAAGTCATGGTGCTTGTTGAGCTGAACGCCCGGCACATGGTCCGCGCTTCCCGCGCTGCGGTAAGCGGGCTCCCAGAGATGGCCATTTGTGATCGTTGTAACCGCTTCGACGTGAATGCTGTCAGGGCTGACGAAATTCTGGACTGGCGCCTTGATCCTGATCTTCGGGCCGCGGTTGTTGCTGATTTCGGCAGTTTGGGTGCGTACGTCCGCAGCATTCACTTGGGGTTTCGTTGTGTTTGGCGTGCCCGCGATATTCTTGTTCGCGCTGCTGTGGTCGACGGTCTTCTTTTGGTTGGCGTCGTCTCGGCTTTCGCGGCGATAGCGAGCACCAGCTTCGCGATAGACCGGTTGAAGCAGTTTGCGCAGGCCGTCCTCAAGATCCGGATGGAACAGGATCCGTGACTTCTTCACATCGATTCGGAATGCCTCGTCCAACTGGTGGCCGAAGTCGAACTCGATTCTGAGCAGCGAGGTGTGCGGTTCAGGCGCTCCGAACACATCCATCCAGCCGCCGTCTTGGATCAGGCGGCCCTCGCGATAGACATAGAAGCCTTGCGCCCTGTTCGAGATCTTCGCGAACTCGGCCTCTTCTTCTTTGCCCATGTCACGGCGGTGCGGAAGGATCCACGCCTTCATTTCGGCAACTTCTTCGCTCCCGTCGAAGAGTTCGACGACCACCTTTTGTTTGTTCGGGGCAAGTACTTGCTCGGACCGTCCGGGATAGAACGGGTTCCATGGTTTCACCGGAGTTCCGTTGATCCGGATCACTACGTTCCGTTCCCGGCTGTCATTTTCATCAAGGAATCTATGGAAGACGAGGGAGAGGTGCTTGCTAAGGGCCTCGGACATCCGCTTGACAGCGGCCTGTTCCTTTGTGCCTGGCGTGTATTCCTTCGAAAGCAACCGGTCGCAGTTTTCCCAAATGACAAGCGTACCCGTCGGACCGCAGTACTCGTCGAACATCTCGTTCTGATCCGCCGTTACCGGCTCAGCCAACATTTCCCACACGTTACGCTGTTCGACGTGCTCTAGGTCCCATGTAAGCTTAGCCAAGGGTTGGTCCTCAGACCGCCGAGAGATCACGCTGTAGCGCTTGCAAACCGAGCTGGAGGCGGTCTTGAGGCCCAAGCCGAATTTTCCAAGGCTCTTTGCGTCGGGGCGCCTGTCCGCACCGTACCGCATGGCGTTCCGGACTTGCTCTTGGTTCATCCCGTGACCATCGTCGCCGAAATAGACGACCTTCCGTCCGTCATGCAGGAGCTGGATTTCGATGTTGATGTTCTCTGCTCCTGCCGCGATCGAGTTGTCGATGATGTCCGCAGCTGCGGTCCTGACGTTGTAACCGGTGTCGCGCAGGCCATAAATCAGCCGCGAGGCGTTCGGGTCGTTGATAAGGTCGCTCATCTTCGTGTTTCCTGCTCGCCGGATGAAATTCCGGACCTCGTGCGCCTGTTGGTCGACAGGCCATCCGATGACAATTCTGCATTTGTTTCAATGCCCTGCAGCCATGCGGCGATAATACTGATCAAATTGTCCACCTGAAAGGACCGCGTCGCACATTCCCAGACGACAAGAACCCGCCAGCCGTAGCCCAGCAGAGCCTCGATTGCGCGTGTGTCCCGCTCCCGGTTGGCTTCGATCTTTGCGGACCAGAATTCTGGCCGGGTCTTGGGAATACGAAAATGCTTGCAGTCAGCGTGACCATGCCAAAAGCAACCGTTCACGAAGATAGCGCACTTGTGCTTCCGCATGACGATGTCCGGACAGCCCGGGAGGGAACGGACGTGCAACCTGAACCGGTAGCCGATGGCGTGGAGAGCCTTGCGCAGGACCAGTTCCGGCTTGGTATCCGCCGAACGGACGCGCGCCATCATCTGTGATCTGGTAAGGGGCGCCTTCTTCTCAGCCAACACGTTCCCTTCGCGACCGGAGGGCAACCATGTTAGTCAACCATGGAGCCATCGCTTCGGCGATCGCAACCGAAACAGGCGCCGCGACGGCGTTGCCGAACTGCCGATATGCTTGGGTGTCACTTACCGGGATCTTCCAGGGATCGTTGGAGCCGGGACGGTCGAAACCCATAAGGCGCGCGCATTCCCGCGGGGTCAGGCGGCGCGGGTTCTCTCCAGGCTGCTTGACCAAGATTTCAGACCCATCCTTATGATACCGAGCGCTGAGTGTGCGGGCCACGTTTTCGGGGCCGACCAGCCCGAAACCGAAGCCATTGCCTGCCCTGCGATGCTTCTCGGCATACCGCTGGAGGTACGACCAGAGGCCATCAGTAAGCGTGTAACGGTCGTTGACCTTGCCGAAGCTACCGGTCGTGTAGCGCCCGTCTGCGGCCTCCGACCCGTCCTCGGGGTGGAGGATCGATGCGAGGGTAGGGTTGGGCCCCGGCGGAACGAACACATCATCGAAGGAGAAGGTCGTCTTGTAGTCCCTGCGGAACCCAGAAATGAAAATTCGCTCACGATGCTGCGGCACCCAAGAACGGGCATCTATCACGCGGTAATCAACCTCGTACCCGAGTTCGTCCAAGGCATGCAGGATGACCCGCATCGTGTTGCCCTTGTCATGGCTCAACAGATTCTTGACGTTCTCGAGCAAGAAGGCCCGGGGCTGGTGATGGCGCAGGATCCGGACGACGTCGAAGAACAGGGTCCCCTGGGTCTCGTCCGCGAACCCATGAGCTCGACCGAGCGAGTTCTTCTTGCTGACGCCAGCCAAAGAGAACGGCTGGCAGGGAAATCCGGCCAGAAGCAGATCATGATCAGGAATGTCTGACGCGGCAACCTGCGTGATGTCACCAGCGATTTCATGGTCGCTTCCAAAGTTAGCGCGATAGGTCTCCTGAGAGTACTTGTTCATCTCGCAGGTGAAGACGCATTGTCCACCAATTGCGTCGAAGCCACGCCGGAGGCCCCCGATTCCCGCGAACAAATCGATGAACTTGAAGGGTGCTTCGGGGTGTTCCAAGAATGTTTCCTGCACGCTTGTCGCCACAATATCCTGGGCCGTGGGATCAAGCCCTCTGCTGATGCTATGCTAGGCAGCCTTCGCTGTCGATGGTTTGAGCGTAGCCGCCGGTCCGCGATGATGATGTCCTATCATTGGTCCATTAACAGATCGGTTTGAAGACAGCCGCGTCGTCGGTTCGGAGTTGCCCGACCCACCGAGACAGGCCCGGGTCCGGGTCGAACAACAGATCGTGTGGCAAAGCCGTCATGCCCACGGCCTGATTTTCGGCATTGGAGCCGTCACTTCGACCTCCCGCAGCATCCCGCCCACGAGCGGCCCCTCGCGGATTCAGCCCAGCGCTTGCCACCAGTCGTCATAGCCGCGCCGGGCCGCTTCGATCTGCTGCGGATGGGGGGAGAACGTGACTGGGCAGGCCAGGATGTCGAAGATCTTCCACGTGGTACGCGCGCCCACACCGACACAGGCGTAGATCCGCGCCACCATCAAGCCGGGCCACGAGGCGGGGACTGGAATAAAGGCGGAAGGTGGAACTGGGGCTGGCAGTGGCGTTCCGGGCAGAACAAACGAGTAGTTGGTGCAAGATACACGTCACTGATCCAATGCCTTTGTGGGAAACGCTGAAACTGAACACGGATAACGGTATGAGCGCACATCAAGCCTGCGGTGGCGCCCTACACTTGTGTTGAGGCTTTGCACCCCCTCGGATGCGCGCTATGAACAACACCAAGGCATATCTGATCAGGACGCGTCTCTTCATGTTTTCACGACTGCGGCTAGAAAACTTCAAGGCTTGGTTGGACCCCGAGGACATTACTTTGCGTCCACTTACGATGCTCCTCGGCACCAACTCATCCGGAAAGTCGTCTCTTATCCAGAGCCTGCTATTACTCAAGCAGACCGCGCGTTCGCCCGACCGGACTGTTCATCTCAATCTTGGTGGAGATGAGCTAAACGATCTTTTCAATTTTGGGTCCTTCGAAGACGTCCTGAACCATAGCGCTGAGTCTCCGCGTCTATTTTCGATAGAATTCGACTTCGATAATCGTGGCGCAAGCAGAATTCATAAGGGCAGTTTTGGGTGCTCTTACGGCCAGACTTCGTCTGGCAGCGTCGCTGTTCAGGCTCTCACTCTCAAAGCTGAGGGACGTCAGTTCAAAGCCATTCGCCGAGAGAAAGGCGCTTTCTCGATCCTCGTAGATGATGAGCAACTGCCTCGGGCAAAGGGCCGCAATTACGCGCCTGAGCGCTCGATTGCCTTTTCGGCTGATGCGATAGCTGTACTCGATAAAGAAGGACAACTGCTTGAGGACCTCAGCCTAGCAATCCGGCAGGAACTAGATCGCACCATCTATCTTGGGCCGTTGCGTCGTAAGCCGGAACGCGATTACCCTTGGAATAAAAGCAAGCCAGGCGACGTGGGCAGCGATGGACGTGGCGCAGTAGACGCCCTCTTGGCAAGTACCCTATTGCGCGGCGATGAACAGAATTACGTTGTTGATGGCGTCTCTCGCTGGCTGCGTCATATGGGAGTTGCAGACAAGCTTGAGGTCAGACAGCAGGGGCGCTCAAATCGCTATGAATTAATTGTGCATCGTGAAGGCGTTGCATGCAATCTGCGGGATGTGGGTATCGGCGTATCACAGGTATTGCCGGTTTTGGTTGTGTCCTACTTTGCCCCTAAGGGTAGTACGATCTTACTTGAAGAACCCGAGATTCACCTGCATCCGCTTGCTCAATCAGTTTTGGCTGAGCTTTTCGTCGACGTCAGTATGGAGCGCGGGGTTCAGTTTATTGTTGAAACGCATTCTGAGCATCTCTTCAGACGCATGCAGACACTAATTGCCAAGGAAAACACTTCGGCGACTGATGTGGCAATGTATTTCGTGAAGCGAAACGGGCGTTCTGCGAAACTATGTACCCTCGAAATTGATGATTTTGGTCGTGTGAAAAACTGGCCTGACGGCTTTTTTGGCGACGCGCTCGGAGAGACTCGTGAACAAGCACGACTCATGTTTGAGCGGCAGAAGACACTTCAGCAATGAAAGAGCGCTATGTCGTTGATACCAACGTCTTGATTGCAGCAAGTGCAGCTGACCCAGTGCACCCATCTGACATTGCCGCAACGCCGACTGATCCGGTATTGCGCCAGGCTGTTTGGGCTTGGTTGGACGAGTTTGAACGGGGAAACTGTCGTCTTGTGTTGGACTCAGAAAATCGCATTTGGAATGAGTACAACAATAAGCTGAGACATACTGATTTCGGCATTCAGGTCGTAATATCAAAGTGGAGCAAGTGCGCGGTCGACAACGTTGCGGTGGATTATGACGAGCACGGACATGGCACTTTGCCGGCAATGCTGGAGCCCGTCATCCATGACCTAGCAGATCGGAAGATCGTTGCAGCTGCGCTGGCATCCTATGTAGATTTTGGTGAAGGGTGTATAGCGTTTGCTGGTGACACCGATTGGCATGACTGGGAGGAGGCCCTTCTGGCACAGAACGTTGACCTCGAACCGATTATCGAGGCTTGGTCGCGCGCGAAGCATATAGAGAAACAAGAGAGAGTGTAGGAAGCCTGATGCAAAGCTTCTTTCGCTTTCCTTCCACGCCTCATCTTGCTTGGCTGAGTCGCCTTGCTGTTCCACGCGAGGATAAAGTGCTTTGTCGCGAAGATGCCGCAAGTCTGCTATCGGGCGAAGTGGTTGTCGAGGAGAAGCTTGATGGTGCCAACATTGGACTATCTCTAGCCGAAGACGGTTCTCTCCAGGTTCAAAATCGCGGGCAATATTTGATCGCGCCATTTGTAGGGCAATTCGTAAACGTGCCCGAATGGCTTTCGCAGCATGGTGAGGATATCCGTGATCGTCTTGATGGATCGCTTATAATCTTTGGTGAGTGGTGTGCTGCACGGCACTCAATTAGTTATGACCGCCTGCCTGATTGGTTTGTAATGTTCGATGTCTATGATCGGGCGATTGCACGTTTCTGGAGTACTGATCGACGAAACGCTCTCGCTTCTGCGGCCAACCTAGTGACTGTGCCAACCTTGCTGCGAGGGAAAACAAATTTGGCTCAGTTGGAAGAGATAATGGATAAACGGCTTAGCCGATATGCGCTTGAGCCGATGGAAGGTTTAGTTGTTCGTCGAGAGAGCGCTCTGTGGTGTGAGAGGCGCGCCAAGCTTGTACGTCCAGACTTCACTCAGGAGATTACGGAGCATTGGAGTCGGCACAGTATCAAGTGGAATCGAGTAGATTGGTCGGTCCGTTCGGACCCTAACTCTGCCACGTAATCGGTTTTTCTTGTCAACGCTTGGTCAAGCCGCGAATGCGTTTCTGAGCGCACGTCGATCCTTCCAAAGCCAGTGAGAAACGCCGAGCGAACGCAAATGAATCTGCCATCTCAAAGGCTTGTCGGCCAAGTTGCTGAAATCAAAATAAAAAAATCAACGGGTTCGGCTCATAACCTGAAGGTTGCAGTCACAGGGGCTCGTTGACTCGATGGAGGAGCTTTGGACAACTGGCAGGTCGTTCGGTTCAGGTCTAATCCTGTCCCCGCAACCAGAACGATCACGCAAAACGCCGCCCCCAGGGCGGCGTTTGCCGTTCAAGGGGACGGGAACGCAGGCAATAGCCGGGCCGATCGTAAAAGCGCGGGCAAACGCGAGCGGCCAAGCGACCGACGGATGGGCGGCAGTGCGATAACTGTAAAATTACTCAAAATTTGGGCGCAGACACCCAGAATCAAGACGGGTCCTGCCACGCGGCCCCGTTGGGCCGTCGCCCACCCTTTTCCGGAATACCCTGAGAAGAGACCCCAGACGCACGTCTCCCTACGACACGCCATCACCTGTCCGAGGCCACCGCCTTAGAGTGCGCTGACCTCAGTCCGGCTAAAATCTATGTGAGCGCGGCTTAGGTCCGGCCCAAGGAATATCCCGACCCCCGCCTCGACGCTACGTGAGGTCAGTTCCAACTCTCCGGACGCGAATTGAAACAGGAACGTCCCCGGCTCGCCGGCGAAGCGGACAAAACCCTTGGCACGGTGGAGCCGCGTGGGTGCGGCGGCGAACCACGCCCGAAAGGCCGCACGATCGACTGGACGATCCAACGTCACCACCACAGATCTGAAGGTCGCGTCATGCGGGGCGCTCCTCAGGACGGCGCGGGGCCGCAGGTGCGTGCCCGCCAGGACGGAGCCGGACATTTCGGTCCGTCCCAGGATTTTTGCCTCGGTATTCAGCGCGGCAATAAGCGACCGCACCCCGCCCTCAGCGGCTGTGTCGATCCGGTCCAGACGCGACAGCAGGACGACATCTGCCCCCGCGACTTGCGCCTCCAGGACGCGGGCGATGCGCGGGTCTGCGAGGCGCGCGGCAAAACTTTCGGCGCAGGCCACCGTGACGACCCGCTGGCAATCAAGGTCCGGCTCGGCATGGGCGATGCTGGTCAGCCGCTGCGGCTCGGCGACGCCGCTGGCCTCGATCACCAGGCGGTCGATGCTGTCCCGCATCGCGAATACCCGGTCGAAGGCGCGAAAAAGATCGCCGTCCATGCTGCAGCACACGCAACCGTTGGTTAGTTGCAGCACGCCCCCGCTAGCCCCGGCGATCAGGCCTGCGTCG
Coding sequences within it:
- a CDS encoding HNH endonuclease — encoded protein: MISDRQDIIQRELEAGTGAAIGIAVDQSGTRTGLRLWFADLDERHGPIAELRPYGIRGYRVALGFGKFAGAIVRQIQAADAEDVGLARALVASISPAVDLQLFGQGRDDWTVDSGAFKITATARGLPDDQDEAVAKVCRDVIVPLMAAMAELIGYDVIEEEEKDGAHAHEGAIRVSTIRRRERNPRNRLLCIRLHGEKCACCGIEPRSAYGEAGSIIEVHHLEALSLLAVPRAYNPAIDLAPLCPNCHRAVHTRRPIPYSISELRALMSPHVDEAAVR
- a CDS encoding ATP-binding protein, whose product is MSDLINDPNASRLIYGLRDTGYNVRTAAADIIDNSIAAGAENINIEIQLLHDGRKVVYFGDDGHGMNQEQVRNAMRYGADRRPDAKSLGKFGLGLKTASSSVCKRYSVISRRSEDQPLAKLTWDLEHVEQRNVWEMLAEPVTADQNEMFDEYCGPTGTLVIWENCDRLLSKEYTPGTKEQAAVKRMSEALSKHLSLVFHRFLDENDSRERNVVIRINGTPVKPWNPFYPGRSEQVLAPNKQKVVVELFDGSEEVAEMKAWILPHRRDMGKEEEAEFAKISNRAQGFYVYREGRLIQDGGWMDVFGAPEPHTSLLRIEFDFGHQLDEAFRIDVKKSRILFHPDLEDGLRKLLQPVYREAGARYRRESRDDANQKKTVDHSSANKNIAGTPNTTKPQVNAADVRTQTAEISNNRGPKIRIKAPVQNFVSPDSIHVEAVTTITNGHLWEPAYRSAGSADHVPGVQLNKHHDFYQKIYQRAAANGYAVEGMDLLLYAFAMAEQNNTDPELEPVFEDIREEISANLRKLLRYMPDPEPAELTEDDDE
- a CDS encoding very short patch repair endonuclease, producing the protein MAEKKAPLTRSQMMARVRSADTKPELVLRKALHAIGYRFRLHVRSLPGCPDIVMRKHKCAIFVNGCFWHGHADCKHFRIPKTRPEFWSAKIEANRERDTRAIEALLGYGWRVLVVWECATRSFQVDNLISIIAAWLQGIETNAELSSDGLSTNRRTRSGISSGEQETRR
- the dcm gene encoding DNA (cytosine-5-)-methyltransferase, with protein sequence MEHPEAPFKFIDLFAGIGGLRRGFDAIGGQCVFTCEMNKYSQETYRANFGSDHEIAGDITQVAASDIPDHDLLLAGFPCQPFSLAGVSKKNSLGRAHGFADETQGTLFFDVVRILRHHQPRAFLLENVKNLLSHDKGNTMRVILHALDELGYEVDYRVIDARSWVPQHRERIFISGFRRDYKTTFSFDDVFVPPGPNPTLASILHPEDGSEAADGRYTTGSFGKVNDRYTLTDGLWSYLQRYAEKHRRAGNGFGFGLVGPENVARTLSARYHKDGSEILVKQPGENPRRLTPRECARLMGFDRPGSNDPWKIPVSDTQAYRQFGNAVAAPVSVAIAEAMAPWLTNMVALRSRRERVG
- a CDS encoding AAA family ATPase — encoded protein: MNNTKAYLIRTRLFMFSRLRLENFKAWLDPEDITLRPLTMLLGTNSSGKSSLIQSLLLLKQTARSPDRTVHLNLGGDELNDLFNFGSFEDVLNHSAESPRLFSIEFDFDNRGASRIHKGSFGCSYGQTSSGSVAVQALTLKAEGRQFKAIRREKGAFSILVDDEQLPRAKGRNYAPERSIAFSADAIAVLDKEGQLLEDLSLAIRQELDRTIYLGPLRRKPERDYPWNKSKPGDVGSDGRGAVDALLASTLLRGDEQNYVVDGVSRWLRHMGVADKLEVRQQGRSNRYELIVHREGVACNLRDVGIGVSQVLPVLVVSYFAPKGSTILLEEPEIHLHPLAQSVLAELFVDVSMERGVQFIVETHSEHLFRRMQTLIAKENTSATDVAMYFVKRNGRSAKLCTLEIDDFGRVKNWPDGFFGDALGETREQARLMFERQKTLQQ
- a CDS encoding RNA ligase family protein, with translation MQSFFRFPSTPHLAWLSRLAVPREDKVLCREDAASLLSGEVVVEEKLDGANIGLSLAEDGSLQVQNRGQYLIAPFVGQFVNVPEWLSQHGEDIRDRLDGSLIIFGEWCAARHSISYDRLPDWFVMFDVYDRAIARFWSTDRRNALASAANLVTVPTLLRGKTNLAQLEEIMDKRLSRYALEPMEGLVVRRESALWCERRAKLVRPDFTQEITEHWSRHSIKWNRVDWSVRSDPNSAT
- a CDS encoding CobW family GTP-binding protein codes for the protein MTPLPINVICGYLGAGKTTLLNELLAGATQRIAVMVNDFGAVQIDAGLIAGASGGVLQLTNGCVCCSMDGDLFRAFDRVFAMRDSIDRLVIEASGVAEPQRLTSIAHAEPDLDCQRVVTVACAESFAARLADPRIARVLEAQVAGADVVLLSRLDRIDTAAEGGVRSLIAALNTEAKILGRTEMSGSVLAGTHLRPRAVLRSAPHDATFRSVVVTLDRPVDRAAFRAWFAAAPTRLHRAKGFVRFAGEPGTFLFQFASGELELTSRSVEAGVGIFLGPDLSRAHIDFSRTEVSAL